One genomic segment of Planktothrix sp. FACHB-1365 includes these proteins:
- the argF gene encoding ornithine carbamoyltransferase, with protein sequence METLKGRDFLSLADVSIEELYFLLDLATKLKSGMVKLRRNKVLGLMFSKASTRTRVSFTVAMYQLGGQVIDLNPNVTQVSRGEPLVDTARVLDRYLDIMAIRTFEQKDLETFANYAEIPVINALTDREHPCQVLADLMTVQECFGTLEGLTLSYFGDGANNMAHSLLLGCAMVGMNVKIATPANYLPDADIVEQAKSIAQGKTAVIVTDDPIEAAKDANVIYTDVWASMGQEEEARARIPLFQPYQVNAKLMEKTAENSIVLHCLPAHRDEEITDEVIEGSKSKVWDEAENRMHVQKALLAVLLGDD encoded by the coding sequence ATGGAAACCTTAAAAGGACGAGATTTTTTAAGTTTAGCTGATGTTAGTATTGAAGAACTTTATTTTTTATTAGATTTAGCGACTAAATTAAAATCAGGAATGGTTAAATTACGTCGCAATAAAGTTTTAGGATTAATGTTTTCTAAAGCTTCCACCCGAACCCGTGTGAGTTTTACCGTCGCCATGTATCAATTAGGGGGTCAAGTCATTGATTTAAACCCGAATGTTACTCAAGTTAGTCGAGGCGAACCTTTAGTCGATACGGCTAGGGTATTAGACCGATATTTAGATATTATGGCAATTCGTACCTTTGAACAAAAGGATTTAGAAACCTTTGCCAATTATGCTGAAATTCCTGTAATTAATGCTTTAACAGATCGAGAGCATCCTTGTCAAGTCTTAGCGGATTTAATGACGGTTCAAGAATGTTTTGGAACCTTAGAAGGATTGACCTTAAGTTATTTTGGCGATGGGGCTAATAATATGGCTCATTCGTTATTATTAGGCTGTGCAATGGTGGGGATGAATGTTAAAATCGCTACCCCAGCTAACTATTTACCCGATGCTGATATTGTTGAACAAGCGAAAAGTATTGCTCAAGGAAAAACAGCAGTTATTGTTACCGATGACCCCATTGAAGCCGCAAAAGATGCGAATGTTATTTATACTGATGTGTGGGCAAGTATGGGACAGGAAGAAGAAGCCAGAGCCCGAATTCCTCTGTTTCAACCTTATCAAGTCAATGCTAAATTAATGGAAAAAACTGCCGAAAATTCCATTGTTTTACATTGTTTACCCGCCCATCGAGATGAAGAAATTACGGATGAAGTAATTGAAGGTTCAAAATCAAAAGTTTGGGATGAAGCCGAAAACCGAATGCACGTTCAAAAAGCATTATTAGCGGTATTGTTAGGAGATGATTAA
- a CDS encoding AbrB/MazE/SpoVT family DNA-binding domain-containing protein, which produces MVTNVAKWGNSLAVRIPQNVAQAIQISEGSQVTFSVENGTIVIKPSNRKRYSLEELVSQITPENCHTETDTGLAVGNEVW; this is translated from the coding sequence ATGGTGACGAATGTAGCGAAGTGGGGGAATAGTCTAGCCGTTCGCATCCCTCAAAATGTTGCTCAAGCGATTCAAATTTCCGAAGGTTCACAAGTTACTTTTAGTGTAGAAAATGGAACGATTGTGATTAAACCCAGCAATCGTAAACGTTATTCTCTTGAAGAACTTGTGAGCCAAATCACTCCTGAAAATTGCCACACTGAAACAGACACAGGACTAGCCGTGGGGAATGAAGTTTGGTAA
- a CDS encoding type II toxin-antitoxin system PemK/MazF family toxin: MVNQSYIPDRGHIVKLNFNPTQGHEQKGLRPAFVISPYEYNVKNSLALFMPITAQVKGYPFEVRLPSDLTTYGVILVDHIKSLDYKVRLIQFIEIVPEDVIQEVQAKIEGLIF, encoded by the coding sequence TTGGTAAATCAATCCTATATTCCTGATAGGGGACATATTGTTAAGTTAAATTTTAATCCTACTCAAGGACATGAACAAAAGGGCTTAAGACCCGCTTTCGTTATTTCACCTTACGAATATAATGTTAAGAACTCCTTAGCTTTATTTATGCCAATTACAGCACAGGTAAAAGGCTATCCTTTTGAGGTTCGTCTTCCTTCAGACTTAACAACTTATGGCGTTATTTTGGTAGACCATATCAAAAGTTTGGATTATAAAGTTCGTTTAATTCAGTTTATTGAAATAGTACCCGAAGATGTAATTCAAGAAGTTCAGGCAAAAATAGAGGGACTCATTTTCTAA
- a CDS encoding flotillin family protein — MEIIIALLGILGLGTGAGFLVIRNLYYICQPSEVLIFAGSRRPVEGGQDVGYRLVKGGSSIRIPLLEHAFRMDLTNMIIELKVSNAYSKGGIPLTVEGVANIKIAGEEPTIHNAIERLLGKSRKEIEQLAKETLEGNLRGVLASLTPEQVNGDKLAFAKSLLEEAEDDLEKLGLVLDTLQVQNIFDEVGYLDSIGRKQRADLFRDARIAEAKAHAEAAIQTAENQKNTALKKLETDIEVAKAEAERRVKDAITKRQAVIAESESETASQVAKTQAEVLVQQARIKQVEQQLQADVVAPAEAQCKRAMAEAKGNASQILEAGKAQAEAAKRLAESWKLAGSNAREIFLYQKLEGLLKTMVATVPKVEVDNVTVVNSTQGGSATKLAAFLAELKQTTGIDVAETIETLSQNHAQPQVITPVVSKPLKSASNHSLEPFNSDS; from the coding sequence ATGGAAATTATCATTGCTTTATTAGGAATTTTAGGATTAGGAACTGGGGCTGGATTTTTGGTGATTCGTAACCTTTATTATATTTGTCAACCCAGTGAAGTGTTAATTTTTGCTGGAAGTCGTCGCCCCGTTGAAGGGGGACAAGATGTGGGTTATCGTTTAGTTAAAGGCGGGAGTAGCATTAGAATTCCTTTATTAGAACACGCTTTTCGCATGGATTTAACCAATATGATTATTGAGTTAAAAGTGTCGAATGCCTATTCTAAAGGGGGGATTCCGTTAACCGTTGAAGGCGTTGCTAATATTAAAATTGCCGGGGAAGAACCAACGATTCATAATGCCATTGAACGGTTATTAGGGAAAAGTCGGAAGGAAATTGAACAATTAGCCAAAGAAACCTTAGAAGGAAATTTGCGCGGGGTGTTAGCAAGTTTAACCCCAGAACAGGTAAATGGCGATAAATTAGCTTTTGCTAAAAGTTTATTAGAAGAAGCAGAAGATGATTTAGAAAAGTTGGGATTAGTGTTAGATACTTTGCAAGTTCAGAATATCTTTGATGAAGTCGGATATTTAGATTCTATTGGTCGAAAACAACGGGCAGATTTATTCCGAGATGCGAGAATTGCGGAAGCCAAAGCCCATGCAGAAGCCGCAATTCAAACCGCAGAAAACCAGAAAAATACGGCTTTGAAAAAGTTAGAAACGGATATTGAAGTTGCTAAAGCTGAAGCTGAACGTCGGGTGAAAGATGCGATTACAAAACGACAGGCTGTGATTGCAGAATCGGAATCAGAAACGGCTTCCCAAGTGGCAAAAACTCAAGCGGAAGTGTTAGTTCAACAAGCTCGAATTAAGCAAGTTGAACAACAGTTACAAGCGGATGTGGTTGCACCCGCAGAAGCTCAATGTAAACGGGCAATGGCGGAAGCGAAAGGTAATGCGTCTCAAATATTAGAAGCAGGAAAAGCCCAAGCGGAAGCCGCCAAACGATTAGCAGAATCTTGGAAATTAGCGGGTTCAAATGCCAGAGAGATTTTCCTCTATCAAAAATTAGAAGGGTTATTAAAAACAATGGTAGCAACGGTTCCTAAAGTGGAAGTGGATAATGTTACCGTTGTCAATAGTACCCAGGGAGGAAGTGCTACAAAATTAGCCGCATTTTTAGCAGAATTAAAACAAACAACGGGAATTGATGTTGCAGAAACCATTGAAACCCTAAGTCAAAATCATGCCCAACCTCAAGTGATTACCCCGGTTGTTTCTAAACCGTTAAAATCAGCTTCTAATCATTCCCTAGAGCCCTTTAATTCTGACAGTTAA
- a CDS encoding flotillin family protein produces MQNSIPKIQNSSRITEVAQAPTPDNSPDTSSSSIGTALPIALSIFGVIIFIWFLNTFLQICKPNEILILSGRKRRNKDGQEVGYRVIFGGRTLCIPILETVKTMDLRTMPVRVEVKNAYSKGGTPLNIQAIANVKISNDRAIVGNAIERFLERDRSEISRVAKETLEGNLRGVVGTLTPEQLNEDRLQFAERIAEDVSRDLSKLGLQLDTLKIQSVSDDVDYLNSIGRRQIALIVRDAEIAESNALAEAEQTEADCRRQAEVAKTQAQTVVLQKDNELRKIKAELEQQARSEEERTIAAAKEARAKAEQLLQTVRAELERLRLESDEVLPAEAQRQAQELRARGEAASLTENALAAATVTDLLNQIWQETGSDASELFYLQQIEMILNEAAKVPTRVDLQKINVIDSGDGKSIAGVVNAYPEIFRQFLVTVEQTLGVKLSGK; encoded by the coding sequence ATGCAAAATTCCATCCCCAAAATTCAGAATTCATCAAGGATTACAGAAGTGGCTCAAGCCCCCACTCCTGATAATTCACCGGATACCTCTTCTAGCAGTATTGGAACGGCTTTACCCATTGCTTTATCAATTTTTGGTGTTATAATTTTTATTTGGTTTTTGAATACCTTTCTGCAAATTTGTAAACCCAATGAAATTTTAATTTTATCCGGTCGCAAACGTCGCAATAAAGACGGCCAGGAAGTCGGATATCGAGTTATTTTTGGCGGACGCACCCTTTGTATTCCCATTTTAGAAACCGTTAAGACAATGGATTTACGGACAATGCCAGTGCGTGTGGAAGTGAAAAATGCTTATTCTAAAGGAGGAACCCCTTTAAATATTCAAGCGATCGCTAATGTTAAAATCTCTAATGATCGTGCTATTGTGGGGAATGCCATTGAACGGTTTTTAGAGCGAGATCGTTCAGAAATTTCACGGGTTGCTAAAGAAACCTTAGAAGGAAATTTACGCGGTGTTGTGGGAACCTTAACCCCAGAACAATTAAACGAAGATCGGTTACAATTTGCAGAACGCATTGCTGAAGATGTTTCACGGGATTTATCAAAATTAGGCTTACAATTAGACACCTTAAAAATTCAAAGTGTGTCTGATGATGTGGATTATTTGAATTCTATTGGTCGCCGTCAAATTGCCTTAATTGTTCGAGATGCGGAAATTGCGGAATCAAATGCCTTAGCAGAAGCTGAACAAACGGAAGCAGACTGTCGGCGACAAGCAGAAGTGGCAAAAACCCAGGCGCAAACTGTTGTTTTACAGAAAGATAATGAACTGCGAAAAATTAAAGCTGAATTAGAACAACAAGCGCGTTCAGAAGAAGAAAGAACCATCGCAGCCGCTAAAGAAGCTAGAGCAAAAGCTGAACAATTATTACAAACCGTAAGAGCAGAATTAGAACGGTTACGGTTAGAATCGGATGAAGTCTTACCTGCGGAAGCTCAACGTCAAGCCCAGGAATTAAGAGCAAGAGGAGAAGCGGCATCTTTAACAGAAAATGCCTTAGCGGCGGCAACGGTAACAGATTTATTAAATCAAATTTGGCAGGAAACGGGGTCAGATGCGTCGGAATTATTTTATTTACAACAAATTGAAATGATTCTCAATGAAGCTGCTAAAGTTCCCACTCGTGTAGACTTACAAAAAATTAATGTCATTGATAGTGGGGATGGTAAATCTATTGCAGGTGTTGTCAATGCTTATCCTGAAATTTTTCGGCAATTTTTAGTTACAGTTGAACAAACATTAGGGGTTAAATTATCAGGAAAATAA
- a CDS encoding NfeD-like protein — protein MLTLYLFCLTIGGGFVILSAFAGLDGVDFDPHFEIDVELSKPPKDAEALTPQKHPKNRQPGFRLPIFSLRFWTFGGCFFGLTGFLLTKLNLLLSPSLIFAISLGVGVSFGTVIVGILRRLHQQQANSLILSEDLVGLWATVEIPFDHNCKGKVRLYLKESMVDVVAITEEDHQFEKGDKVFVVGRHHDKVLVIPEKFLNSN, from the coding sequence ATGCTGACACTGTATCTATTCTGTCTTACGATTGGTGGGGGTTTTGTGATTTTATCTGCCTTTGCTGGACTCGATGGTGTGGATTTTGATCCCCATTTTGAGATAGATGTAGAACTGTCTAAACCGCCAAAGGATGCAGAAGCCCTCACCCCGCAAAAACACCCGAAAAACCGTCAACCGGGTTTCCGATTACCCATTTTCAGTTTAAGATTTTGGACGTTTGGGGGCTGTTTTTTTGGCTTAACCGGATTTCTTTTAACAAAACTTAATCTTTTGCTTTCCCCTAGCTTAATTTTTGCCATTTCTCTAGGGGTTGGGGTGAGCTTTGGAACGGTAATAGTTGGAATTTTAAGGCGACTTCACCAACAACAAGCCAATAGTTTAATTTTATCAGAAGATTTAGTTGGATTATGGGCAACGGTTGAAATTCCCTTTGATCACAACTGTAAAGGAAAAGTGCGATTATATTTAAAAGAATCAATGGTCGATGTGGTTGCCATCACCGAGGAGGATCATCAGTTTGAAAAAGGAGATAAAGTTTTTGTTGTAGGAAGACATCATGATAAAGTCTTAGTAATTCCTGAAAAATTCTTAAACTCAAATTAA
- a CDS encoding exopolyphosphatase, whose translation MTEKYRLVTRSDFDGLVCAVLLKDLDIIDEIKFVHPKDMQDGKIEITNQDITTNLPYVEGVHLAFDHHLSETLRNPSVNNNYIIDPKAPSAARVLYNYYGGKAKFPNISEQMMEAVDKGDSAQFNQEEVLNPEGWVLLNFLMDARTGLGRFRDFRISNYQLMMELIDYCKNHPISDILQLPDVKERIEIYFEHEENFKDQIKRCSTVHQNLVVLDLRSEEVIYAGNRFMIYALFPECNISIHVLWGLKKQNTVFAVGKSIFNKTSQTNIGELMLKYAGGGHENAGTCQVENEQASQILQELITQINQDG comes from the coding sequence ATGACTGAAAAATATAGACTTGTTACCCGCAGTGATTTCGATGGTTTAGTATGTGCGGTTCTTTTAAAAGACTTAGATATCATTGATGAAATTAAATTTGTGCATCCTAAAGATATGCAGGATGGCAAAATAGAAATTACCAATCAGGATATTACGACTAATTTACCTTATGTTGAAGGGGTGCATTTAGCGTTTGATCATCATTTAAGTGAAACCCTTCGCAACCCTTCGGTTAATAATAATTATATTATTGATCCCAAAGCACCTTCTGCAGCTAGGGTTTTATACAATTATTATGGGGGAAAAGCTAAATTTCCGAATATTTCTGAGCAAATGATGGAGGCAGTGGATAAAGGAGATTCTGCCCAATTTAATCAAGAAGAAGTCTTAAATCCTGAAGGTTGGGTTTTATTAAATTTCCTCATGGATGCTCGGACAGGGTTAGGACGGTTTCGGGATTTCCGCATTTCTAATTATCAACTGATGATGGAGTTAATTGATTATTGTAAAAATCATCCGATTTCTGATATTTTACAACTGCCAGATGTAAAAGAACGGATTGAAATTTATTTTGAACATGAGGAAAATTTTAAGGATCAAATTAAACGCTGTTCTACAGTACATCAAAACTTAGTTGTTTTAGATTTACGGTCTGAAGAGGTGATTTATGCCGGAAATCGGTTTATGATTTATGCTTTATTTCCCGAATGTAATATTTCAATTCATGTTTTATGGGGTCTTAAAAAACAAAATACTGTGTTTGCGGTGGGTAAATCAATTTTTAATAAAACCTCTCAAACCAATATTGGAGAGTTAATGTTAAAATATGCTGGAGGCGGTCATGAAAATGCGGGAACTTGTCAAGTCGAAAATGAGCAAGCTTCTCAAATTTTACAAGAATTAATTACTCAAATTAATCAAGACGGTTAA
- a CDS encoding DUF3370 domain-containing protein produces MFPFVPAFYLAEVITIPPPTSGQRYITQRQEIRPLPGQLNEIPVFNSNSPEVVKGEGILLSTFPQTAKKFPNAHLNIPISGQFDFFSHHISRPINKQQTLYQGVLIYNPTSRPVSLNILQGMSYVTSPDAPFVELPPMVEDPQGRVFSGPGSRLMGDILRGRHQRTFPEQIMIPPQQTQMLFSLPIPTASARSTFLRLQSNGPVHLANLVRFATSGSSPTRPNIPGFPISSFSPQMPILSQWLNFLNTGRLAEPRDIIPTLGENAYQGEKVYGRVAGVSVGSEWTGTVVDRPGMNYLTIPYPGYAFSYPLSTVPTVTLGTQQIQSAPLLARYPDTATRAHGNYGVQYRLTLPLYNSTRQSQRVSLSIQTPFKQNVASNRLTFIEPPQGQVFFRGTVRFTYSDDFGQTQQRYFHLVQRQGQQGESLITLTLPPGGSRSVGVEFIYPPDATPPQVLTVKTLESGVN; encoded by the coding sequence ATGTTTCCTTTTGTTCCTGCGTTTTATTTGGCTGAAGTGATTACGATTCCACCCCCAACTTCTGGGCAACGATATATTACCCAAAGACAGGAAATTCGGCCATTACCAGGACAATTGAATGAAATTCCGGTTTTTAATAGTAATAGTCCTGAAGTCGTGAAAGGAGAAGGGATTTTATTATCGACTTTTCCCCAAACAGCAAAAAAATTCCCCAATGCCCATCTTAATATTCCTATAAGCGGACAGTTTGACTTTTTTTCCCATCATATTTCTCGTCCGATTAATAAACAACAAACTTTATATCAAGGGGTGTTAATTTATAATCCTACTTCTCGACCCGTTAGTTTAAATATTCTGCAAGGAATGAGTTACGTTACTTCACCGGACGCGCCATTTGTGGAATTGCCGCCAATGGTGGAAGACCCCCAAGGTCGGGTATTTTCGGGGCCAGGGTCACGGTTGATGGGGGATATTTTGCGAGGACGCCATCAACGCACCTTTCCCGAACAAATCATGATTCCGCCGCAACAAACCCAGATGTTGTTTAGTTTACCCATTCCAACGGCCAGTGCCCGTTCAACGTTCCTGCGGTTACAAAGCAATGGCCCGGTGCATCTGGCGAATTTAGTTCGGTTTGCAACTTCTGGGAGTTCTCCGACCCGTCCGAATATTCCTGGTTTTCCTATCTCTTCCTTTTCTCCCCAAATGCCGATATTAAGTCAATGGCTAAATTTCTTAAATACGGGCAGACTGGCAGAACCGAGAGATATTATCCCGACTTTAGGGGAAAATGCGTATCAGGGAGAAAAAGTTTATGGCCGTGTGGCGGGGGTTTCGGTGGGTTCTGAATGGACAGGGACAGTGGTAGACCGTCCAGGGATGAATTATCTAACCATTCCCTATCCAGGGTATGCTTTTTCCTATCCCTTGAGTACGGTTCCAACGGTTACTTTGGGGACTCAGCAAATTCAGAGTGCGCCGTTGTTAGCCCGTTATCCCGATACAGCGACTCGTGCCCATGGAAATTATGGCGTACAATATCGTCTGACCTTACCGTTATACAACTCTACCCGCCAATCCCAAAGGGTGAGTTTATCGATTCAAACCCCCTTTAAACAAAATGTGGCTTCTAATCGATTAACCTTTATTGAACCTCCTCAAGGACAGGTGTTTTTCCGAGGAACAGTTCGGTTTACATACAGCGATGATTTTGGGCAAACTCAACAGCGTTATTTTCACTTAGTTCAACGTCAAGGACAGCAAGGGGAATCATTAATTACGTTAACATTACCCCCTGGAGGATCTCGTTCTGTGGGAGTGGAGTTTATTTATCCCCCCGATGCTACACCTCCCCAAGTCTTAACGGTGAAAACCTTGGAGTCCGGTGTAAACTAA